The genomic window CCCACGCTGCACAGAGTCCAAACACGACATTCAGCGGTACGACAATCAGGGCGATCAAGATAGTCAGCTTTACGGCATGAAGAAAATTGGGTTCCGTTAGATTGTGTATAAAAGGGCCAACTCCTCCCTTAAATGCTTGCACAAAAACATTGATGGCTGGAATGAACAGAATCACAGCCAAGTAAGCGATCGCTACTCCGATCAAAACAACTTTTACCCAGTTTTTTTCCTTCTGGATTGAGGAGACTTGAGGCGTTTTTGAATCTGGATTAAAAGACTTCCCTGCTACATTAGAGTTCATACCGTCGTCCCCACGCTTGTAAAAGATTAATTACGATTAGAACTAACAGCGAAATTATTAATAAGACGGTGCCAATCACCGTTGCTCCTGAATAGTCATACTGTTCCAATCGCTGAATAATCAACACGGATGCGATTAAATCCTTAAAAGGTATATTCGCCGCCACAATTACGATCGAGCCATATTCTCCAACAGCACGGGCAAACCCCAACGCTACACCCGTTAAGATTGCTGGCATTAAAGGTGGCAAAACAACTCGCCAAAAGGTCTGAAATTTAGAAGCTCCCAAAGACCAAGCGGCTTCTTCGATTTCAGGCTCCATTTCTTGCAACACAGGCTGTAAGGTTCGCACGACAAATGGCAAGGAGATAAACACCATCGCAACCCCCACTCCCAAGCGTGTGAATGCCACCTTAATTCCCAAAGGTGCTAGCAGGGAACCAATCCAGCCATTCTCGCTGTAGACCGTTGCCAGTGTCAAACCCGCGACTGAAGTAGGCAGCGCAAAAGGCAAATCAATGGCTGCATCAATCAACCGTTTGAAGGGGAACTCATAGCGAACCAAAACCCAAGCAATTAACACGCCAAACACCCCATTCAGGAGTGCCGCAATCAAGGCTGTGATAAAGGTGACATCGTAGGTCGCAAGAGCAACGGGACTGGTGGCAATTCTCCAAAAATCAATCGGTTTCTCTGTACTTGCTTTCAACAGAAGCGCAGACACGGGCAGGAGGAGCATGATGGTGAGGTACCCCAAGGTAATCCGCCAAGGCCAGGACATACCGCTTATCTGGCGAAATGGGTTTTTCCAAACAGAAGTTTTTTGAGGAGGAGCCGATACAGCCATAGGAAAGTATCCAGAATTATAAGGATGATGAAATTTGGTAATCGTTCTTACTTTTACTTGTGGCTAATTGCTAACGAATCTTAGTCTTTTGTTGGTTGATAATGATGCAATTAGCAATTAACTCTTAGTCAATCTTTATCTGCCGCTAGCTTGAATTTTGTCAAAAATTGCTCCGTCATCAAAAAACTTCTTCTGGATCTCGTCCCAGCCCCCTAAATCTTGAGCGGTGAAGAGAGTTTTAACTAGGGGATACTGCTTCGCGACTTCTTCCCCTACTGTCGGATCAACGGGTCGGAATCCC from Coleofasciculus sp. FACHB-1120 includes these protein-coding regions:
- the cysT gene encoding sulfate ABC transporter permease subunit CysT — encoded protein: MAVSAPPQKTSVWKNPFRQISGMSWPWRITLGYLTIMLLLPVSALLLKASTEKPIDFWRIATSPVALATYDVTFITALIAALLNGVFGVLIAWVLVRYEFPFKRLIDAAIDLPFALPTSVAGLTLATVYSENGWIGSLLAPLGIKVAFTRLGVGVAMVFISLPFVVRTLQPVLQEMEPEIEEAAWSLGASKFQTFWRVVLPPLMPAILTGVALGFARAVGEYGSIVIVAANIPFKDLIASVLIIQRLEQYDYSGATVIGTVLLIISLLVLIVINLLQAWGRRYEL